The Planococcus donghaensis genome contains a region encoding:
- a CDS encoding TraB/GumN family protein: MIEDNITRIEYGEKELILIGTAHVSKASAEQVKAVIEAEQPDSVCIELDAQRYESVTQDSKWKETDIFKVIKDKKASLLLMNLAISSFQNRLADQFGIKPGQEMIQGIASAKEAGAELVLADRNIQVTFSRIWGNIGFMGKAQLLTSVFFSIFSKETISEEDLEKMKSQDTLNAVMDDFTQVFPKLKTPLIDERDQYLAQKIKEAPGKKIVAVLGAAHVPGIIKEVHNDHDLKKLSEVPPKSKWPKVIGWAIPLALVAMIAITFMNNPAAGIDQTVSWILWTACLGAIGAAIAFGHPLAILTAFVGGPIGALHPLLAAGWFSGLAQAYVRRPNVGDFQTLSKDVFTLKGFWDNKVTRVLLVVVLTNLGTAAGNVIGGLDVIRLFFQNL, from the coding sequence ATGATTGAGGATAATATTACACGCATAGAATACGGCGAAAAAGAATTAATCCTAATCGGGACGGCACACGTTTCTAAAGCAAGTGCTGAACAGGTGAAGGCAGTTATTGAAGCAGAACAGCCTGATTCGGTTTGTATCGAATTGGATGCACAACGCTATGAATCGGTAACGCAAGATAGCAAATGGAAAGAAACCGATATTTTTAAAGTGATCAAAGACAAAAAGGCGAGTTTATTGTTGATGAACTTAGCGATTTCTTCGTTTCAAAATCGGTTAGCCGATCAGTTTGGCATTAAACCTGGTCAAGAAATGATTCAAGGAATTGCCTCTGCTAAAGAAGCTGGAGCAGAACTTGTATTAGCGGATCGCAATATTCAAGTGACGTTTTCACGTATTTGGGGCAATATCGGCTTTATGGGAAAAGCGCAACTGCTCACTTCTGTATTCTTTAGCATTTTTAGCAAAGAAACTATTTCAGAAGAAGACTTGGAAAAGATGAAGTCACAAGATACGTTGAACGCGGTGATGGATGATTTTACCCAAGTTTTTCCAAAACTAAAAACACCACTTATTGATGAACGTGATCAGTATTTGGCACAAAAAATAAAAGAAGCTCCTGGTAAAAAAATCGTCGCTGTTTTGGGTGCCGCTCATGTGCCAGGAATCATTAAAGAAGTGCATAACGACCACGATTTAAAGAAACTCTCAGAAGTTCCACCTAAATCGAAATGGCCAAAAGTTATTGGGTGGGCCATTCCATTGGCGTTGGTTGCGATGATCGCTATTACGTTCATGAACAACCCAGCAGCAGGAATTGACCAAACCGTTAGTTGGATTTTGTGGACAGCCTGTCTTGGCGCAATTGGTGCAGCAATTGCTTTTGGTCACCCATTAGCAATTTTAACAGCGTTTGTCGGCGGGCCAATTGGCGCCTTACATCCTCTTTTGGCTGCCGGATGGTTTTCGGGACTGGCCCAAGCCTATGTTCGTCGTCCCAATGTTGGAGATTTCCAAACCTTGTCGAAAGACGTTTTTACGCTCAAAGGATTTTGGGACAATAAAGTAACACGTGTTTTATTGGTTGTGGTACTGACGAATTTAGGCACGGCAGCTGGGAACGTTATTGGCGGCTTAGATGTTATTCGATTGTTTTTCCAAAACCTATAA
- a CDS encoding neutral zinc metallopeptidase, giving the protein MDWKGRKASRNVEDRRGKGGAIVAGGGIGGILIVLLVAFLGGDPGVIMDQLGGSSGTTSNQPYEATPEEEELAEFVSVVLADTEDVWTEVFAEEGMEYVEPTLVLYTGSVESACGTAGASIGPFYCPGDYKLYIDLSFYNELQTQFQAPGDFAMAYVVAHEVGHHVQNLLGVMEEVQPLRNQLSEEEYNKVQVRLELQADYLSGVWAHHAQGMGYLEEGDLQEALTAASAVGDDTIQQRARGYVVPESFTHGSSEQRQRWFKKGFQSGNLKDGDTFNAPDL; this is encoded by the coding sequence ATGGACTGGAAAGGCAGAAAAGCCAGCAGGAACGTTGAAGATCGAAGAGGCAAAGGTGGAGCGATTGTAGCCGGAGGAGGTATCGGGGGTATTCTAATCGTCCTACTCGTCGCTTTTTTAGGTGGCGACCCAGGAGTTATTATGGATCAATTAGGTGGATCTTCAGGAACTACTTCCAATCAGCCTTACGAAGCCACACCCGAAGAAGAAGAGTTGGCTGAATTTGTCTCAGTCGTCCTTGCAGATACGGAAGACGTTTGGACAGAAGTTTTTGCTGAAGAAGGCATGGAATATGTAGAACCAACACTCGTCCTGTACACAGGCAGTGTTGAATCGGCTTGCGGAACAGCGGGAGCATCGATTGGACCGTTTTATTGTCCAGGCGATTACAAACTTTACATCGATTTAAGTTTCTACAATGAATTACAAACGCAATTCCAAGCACCGGGCGATTTCGCGATGGCATACGTCGTGGCACATGAAGTTGGTCACCATGTTCAAAATTTACTTGGCGTGATGGAAGAAGTACAACCGCTGCGCAATCAATTAAGTGAAGAAGAATACAATAAAGTGCAGGTTCGCTTAGAACTTCAAGCGGATTATTTATCAGGTGTGTGGGCTCATCATGCGCAAGGCATGGGATATTTAGAAGAAGGTGACTTGCAAGAAGCATTAACGGCAGCAAGTGCTGTAGGAGACGATACCATTCAACAACGTGCGCGTGGGTACGTCGTTCCTGAAAGTTTTACACACGGGAGTTCAGAACAACGACAACGCTGGTTTAAAAAAGGATTTCAATCCGGTAATTTAAAAGATGGCGATACGTTCAATGCGCCTGATTTGTGA
- a CDS encoding SAM-dependent methyltransferase, giving the protein MDEQVYDNHLNIITVGHQQGFTDSLHHHRYEPTPYDLLDVLFTHYPVISEDQLVDVGCGKGRLNFYVYHFFGTKSAGIEMNPVFYAEALENKKRYLEQHEDAESSISFYNCLAQDYQVADQDNKFYFFNPFSVQVFISFLNNVLRSAEEAPRTVDIVLFFAPQEYSEYLETSTAFLLVKEIQLPDFHKEPRERFLIYRLCKMDLN; this is encoded by the coding sequence ATGGACGAGCAAGTGTATGACAATCACCTAAACATCATAACTGTGGGGCACCAACAAGGATTTACCGATTCTCTACATCATCATCGCTATGAGCCAACTCCGTATGATTTACTCGATGTGTTGTTCACACATTATCCGGTGATTTCAGAAGATCAACTTGTCGATGTTGGATGTGGCAAAGGACGTTTAAACTTTTATGTTTATCATTTCTTTGGAACAAAAAGTGCTGGAATTGAGATGAATCCGGTATTTTACGCTGAAGCTCTTGAAAATAAAAAAAGGTATCTTGAGCAGCACGAAGACGCTGAGTCGAGCATTAGCTTCTATAATTGCTTAGCACAAGACTACCAAGTCGCAGACCAAGACAATAAATTTTACTTTTTTAATCCTTTTTCAGTGCAAGTATTCATCTCTTTTCTCAATAATGTTTTGCGCTCTGCTGAAGAGGCTCCGCGAACAGTCGATATCGTTTTATTTTTTGCCCCACAAGAGTATAGCGAGTACTTAGAAACGAGCACAGCTTTTCTATTAGTAAAAGAAATTCAGTTGCCCGATTTCCATAAAGAACCGCGTGAACGATTTTTAATTTATCGCCTATGTAAAATGGATTTAAACTAA
- the dapA gene encoding 4-hydroxy-tetrahydrodipicolinate synthase, whose translation MNFGQIITAMVTPFDQQGEIDFPATKKLIEHLIANGSDGLVVAGTTGESPTLSIEEKVELFQFTVNTVAGRIPVIAGTGSNNTRASISLTQQAEEVGVDGVMLVTPYYNKPSQEGMYQHFQAIAESTNLPVMLYNIPGRSVVNLSPETIIRLSQISNIVSVKEASGDLDAAAQIIENTPDSFTVYSGDDSLTLPMLSIGGTGIVSVSAHIIGNDMQDMITSFKTGDVKTAAAIHRRLVPTMKALFAAPNPTPVKAALNITGVQVGGVRLPMIPLTVEETVTLRASLPDLHSKAVTN comes from the coding sequence ATGAATTTCGGCCAAATTATTACAGCAATGGTAACACCGTTCGACCAACAAGGAGAAATCGATTTCCCAGCAACCAAAAAACTAATCGAGCATTTAATCGCGAACGGCTCTGATGGCCTTGTTGTTGCCGGTACAACAGGTGAATCACCTACCTTATCAATCGAGGAGAAAGTAGAGTTATTCCAATTTACCGTAAACACAGTCGCGGGTCGAATTCCGGTTATTGCAGGAACGGGATCGAATAATACGCGTGCTTCTATTTCATTGACGCAACAAGCAGAAGAAGTCGGTGTTGACGGCGTCATGCTTGTAACGCCATATTACAATAAACCTTCACAAGAAGGCATGTACCAACATTTCCAAGCGATCGCCGAGTCTACGAATTTGCCTGTGATGCTTTATAACATTCCTGGTCGCAGCGTAGTTAATTTGTCTCCTGAGACAATCATTCGCTTATCCCAAATTAGCAATATTGTTTCCGTTAAAGAAGCGAGTGGCGATTTAGACGCCGCAGCACAAATTATCGAAAATACGCCTGACTCTTTTACTGTTTACAGCGGTGATGATAGCTTAACACTGCCAATGCTATCAATCGGTGGAACTGGAATTGTTTCGGTTTCTGCACACATTATTGGCAACGATATGCAAGACATGATCACAAGCTTTAAAACAGGTGATGTAAAAACAGCAGCAGCTATTCACAGACGCTTAGTGCCTACGATGAAAGCATTGTTTGCTGCACCAAATCCAACTCCAGTTAAAGCAGCTCTTAACATTACGGGCGTTCAAGTAGGCGGCGTTCGCTTGCCAATGATTCCATTAACAGTAGAAGAAACCGTGACGTTACGTGCATCTTTACCTGATTTGCATTCAAAAGCAGTAACAAACTAA
- a CDS encoding GGDEF domain-containing protein, translating into MHQGVLGGVGVKTMEQQLDRAPCGYLVLDRDLRIVEINSTLRNLTGVENPQHIHELLTIASRMYFQTYFTPSIKMHGTVNEMFLTLKSSTGSMPALMNAVEYDGFYECALIQMSVRGEYEKELLRAKRNAEEINRETIDAYDQLQNLMHEVEDKQQELLALNLELQQLAITDSLTGSKNRRYLEERLTHFLVQAEKGRKVTILLLDIDHFKRVNDTHGHQTGDEVLQELARRLEEVVGSTGIVTRLGGEEFVIIMPDMGAEEGLATGDAICKHMEVANWQSVSVTVSIGVAVYLPGDDTSSWLSRADSYLYKAKADGRNCAYGLI; encoded by the coding sequence ATGCATCAAGGGGTACTTGGCGGAGTAGGAGTGAAGACAATGGAACAGCAACTCGATAGAGCACCTTGCGGGTATTTAGTTCTGGACCGGGACTTGCGTATAGTTGAAATCAACAGCACATTGCGGAATTTAACAGGTGTAGAAAATCCGCAACATATTCATGAGTTGCTAACAATCGCATCACGAATGTATTTTCAAACTTACTTTACTCCTTCTATTAAAATGCACGGCACTGTCAATGAGATGTTTTTAACCTTGAAAAGCTCAACAGGATCTATGCCGGCGTTAATGAATGCAGTAGAGTACGATGGATTTTACGAGTGCGCTTTAATACAGATGAGCGTTCGGGGAGAGTATGAAAAAGAATTATTGCGTGCTAAACGCAATGCTGAAGAAATTAATCGCGAGACAATAGATGCTTACGATCAATTACAAAATTTAATGCATGAAGTTGAAGACAAGCAGCAAGAGTTGTTAGCTTTAAATTTAGAACTCCAACAGTTAGCTATTACAGACTCACTAACCGGTTCAAAAAACCGGCGCTATCTGGAAGAACGGCTAACTCATTTTTTAGTGCAAGCAGAAAAAGGGCGCAAAGTTACTATTCTCCTGTTAGATATCGATCATTTCAAGCGAGTTAATGATACCCATGGTCATCAAACAGGTGACGAAGTGTTACAAGAGTTAGCTAGACGTTTAGAAGAAGTTGTCGGATCAACTGGCATTGTGACACGTCTTGGTGGAGAAGAATTTGTGATTATTATGCCAGATATGGGTGCAGAAGAAGGATTGGCTACAGGCGATGCCATATGCAAGCATATGGAGGTAGCTAATTGGCAGAGTGTATCGGTTACTGTCAGTATTGGAGTCGCGGTATATTTGCCTGGTGATGATACTAGCAGCTGGCTGTCGCGGGCAGACAGTTACCTTTACAAAGCAAAAGCAGACGGCAGAAATTGTGCTTACGGACTAATATAA
- a CDS encoding alpha/beta fold hydrolase, translating to MKMDILKRNNVRVTGQGEKTLVFGHGFGCDQQVWNNTIMKFQMNYRVVTFDYVGSGNSDKSAYSKERYSTLDGYKQDLLEVCAALELEKLIFVGHSVSSMIGLLASIEQPELMEKMIMIGPSPYYMNEPGYNGGFERSDIDELLDMMEINYKEWAKYLAPVVMLNEERPQLAENFEEILCSNDPMIARQFAEVTFTSDLRDQLDKVTIPTLILQPKFDAIVPVEIGAYIHEKIADSRLVIMEAVGHNPHLSDVEETVACIKGYLAE from the coding sequence GTGAAAATGGATATTTTAAAGCGTAACAATGTACGAGTGACGGGACAAGGCGAAAAAACGCTAGTATTTGGTCACGGATTTGGGTGTGACCAACAAGTTTGGAACAATACCATTATGAAATTTCAAATGAATTATCGCGTTGTGACGTTTGATTATGTTGGATCAGGAAATAGTGATAAATCGGCCTACTCGAAAGAGCGTTACAGTACGCTAGATGGTTATAAGCAAGATTTATTAGAAGTGTGTGCTGCACTCGAACTTGAAAAGCTGATTTTTGTTGGACATTCCGTTAGTTCGATGATTGGGTTGCTCGCATCGATTGAACAACCGGAGTTGATGGAAAAAATGATTATGATTGGGCCATCGCCTTATTATATGAACGAACCTGGCTATAATGGAGGGTTTGAGCGATCGGACATTGATGAATTATTAGACATGATGGAGATAAATTATAAAGAATGGGCAAAATATTTGGCTCCTGTAGTGATGTTAAATGAGGAGCGACCTCAACTGGCGGAAAACTTTGAGGAGATATTATGCTCTAATGATCCGATGATTGCACGCCAATTTGCTGAAGTGACTTTTACTTCAGATCTTCGCGATCAATTGGATAAAGTAACAATCCCAACCTTAATTCTTCAGCCGAAATTTGACGCGATTGTACCTGTAGAAATTGGTGCGTACATTCACGAAAAAATCGCTGACAGTCGTTTGGTGATAATGGAAGCGGTGGGACATAACCCGCATTTAAGCGATGTTGAGGAGACCGTAGCATGCATCAAGGGGTACTTGGCGGAGTAG
- the rpsN gene encoding 30S ribosomal protein S14, whose product MAKKSKVARHKKQQALVAKFAEKRQELKEKGDFVALAKLPKDSSPTRLNNRCVVTGRPRSFMRKFGISRITFRELAHKGQIPGVKKASW is encoded by the coding sequence ATGGCTAAAAAATCAAAAGTGGCACGTCACAAGAAGCAGCAAGCGCTAGTTGCCAAATTTGCAGAAAAGCGACAAGAATTAAAAGAAAAAGGCGACTTTGTAGCATTAGCTAAGTTACCAAAAGATTCATCGCCAACTCGTTTGAACAATCGTTGCGTAGTGACAGGAAGACCGCGTAGTTTTATGCGCAAATTTGGGATCTCACGTATCACTTTCCGAGAACTGGCACATAAAGGGCAGATTCCGGGTGTTAAAAAGGCAAGCTGGTAG
- the rpmG gene encoding 50S ribosomal protein L33, whose amino-acid sequence MRVNITLACTETGDRNYSTTKNKRTNPERIELKKYSPRLRKVTLHRETK is encoded by the coding sequence ATGAGAGTCAACATAACATTAGCGTGTACAGAAACTGGGGACCGGAATTACAGTACAACAAAAAACAAGCGTACAAATCCCGAACGCATCGAATTAAAGAAATACAGTCCACGTCTGAGAAAAGTAACGCTTCATCGTGAAACGAAATAA
- a CDS encoding GTP-binding protein, giving the protein MRSPVPITVLSGYLGAGKTTLLNHLLSNRENLKVAVIVNDMSEVNIDASLIEQGGFSKTTEKLVQLQNGCICCTLREDLMIEVEKLVNRGEIDCIVIESSGISEPLPVAQTFTYQDEVVGIDLSKSCRLDTLVTVVDGYAFWKDFASGESLLDRSQEATEDDIRDISDLLIDQIEFANVILLNKLDLIPQKEKNQLKELLATLNPDAEIIETIHSKVALDKVINTGLFDFEKSSQSAGWIKELNEEHIPESEEYGIASFVYRSQQPFHPQRLMDWILQWPAEIVRAKGFLWLATRSETAVLLSQAGPSLGIEYAGQWDLENGIKMTELVLIGIDMDQSSIVKELDLCLLTDEEKEQDWTKFNDPLPKFQLLV; this is encoded by the coding sequence ATGAGGAGTCCAGTTCCAATTACGGTGCTAAGTGGCTACTTAGGAGCCGGTAAAACAACTTTACTAAATCATTTACTTTCTAATCGAGAAAACTTGAAAGTGGCTGTAATTGTTAACGATATGAGTGAAGTGAATATTGATGCAAGTTTAATAGAACAAGGTGGTTTTTCAAAAACTACTGAAAAGCTAGTCCAACTGCAGAATGGTTGTATTTGTTGCACGTTGCGAGAAGATCTTATGATAGAGGTTGAAAAGCTGGTAAACCGTGGTGAAATTGATTGTATCGTTATTGAATCATCGGGAATTAGTGAGCCGCTGCCCGTTGCGCAAACTTTTACATATCAAGACGAGGTAGTAGGAATCGATTTATCGAAAAGTTGCCGATTGGATACTTTGGTCACTGTGGTTGACGGATATGCTTTTTGGAAGGATTTTGCGTCAGGTGAGTCGTTACTTGATAGAAGTCAAGAAGCGACCGAAGACGATATTCGTGATATATCAGACTTGCTAATTGATCAGATAGAGTTTGCCAACGTTATCTTATTAAACAAACTCGACTTAATCCCACAAAAAGAAAAAAATCAGTTGAAAGAATTGCTAGCAACTTTAAATCCGGATGCCGAAATTATTGAAACGATTCATTCAAAAGTAGCTCTAGACAAAGTGATCAATACAGGCTTGTTCGATTTTGAAAAATCAAGCCAAAGTGCGGGCTGGATAAAGGAATTGAATGAAGAGCATATTCCGGAATCTGAAGAATATGGCATTGCGTCATTTGTTTACCGAAGTCAGCAGCCGTTCCATCCGCAGCGGTTGATGGATTGGATTTTGCAATGGCCAGCGGAAATCGTCCGTGCTAAAGGATTTTTGTGGTTGGCCACAAGAAGTGAGACAGCTGTTCTATTGTCACAAGCAGGACCTTCACTAGGGATTGAATATGCGGGACAATGGGATTTAGAAAATGGCATAAAAATGACGGAGCTAGTGCTGATTGGAATTGACATGGATCAGTCATCCATCGTAAAAGAACTAGACCTTTGTTTGCTGACTGATGAGGAAAAAGAACAGGATTGGACAAAGTTTAACGATCCACTACCAAAATTTCAATTACTTGTTTAG
- a CDS encoding general stress protein: protein MTNEGTTLIQSYDVQAEVLHKINELKAQGFKEEDMYVIAKYDNQLSMVQGQTNVHLDAQEEENIMSKFKAFISGEDSTRHAFTQMGLASTEADDYYQQVENGKLVLYVNSEYSASYEPQTNTSTTARMTTAEEVHLRSEPESLNRKQETNPSKRNIQDTEAINTNHHRNESDITNMVEAKKNQHHLY, encoded by the coding sequence ATGACTAACGAAGGAACTACATTAATTCAGTCATATGATGTCCAAGCAGAAGTTTTGCACAAAATTAACGAATTAAAAGCACAAGGCTTTAAAGAAGAAGATATGTACGTAATTGCCAAGTATGACAATCAATTATCGATGGTTCAAGGGCAAACGAATGTTCATTTGGATGCACAAGAAGAGGAAAACATTATGAGTAAATTCAAAGCATTTATTTCTGGCGAAGATTCTACACGCCATGCTTTTACACAAATGGGATTAGCGAGCACCGAAGCAGACGATTACTACCAACAAGTAGAAAATGGCAAACTTGTTCTTTATGTAAACAGTGAATATAGTGCATCTTATGAGCCTCAAACGAACACATCTACAACTGCTCGAATGACAACTGCCGAAGAAGTACATCTGCGTTCTGAACCAGAGTCACTTAATCGCAAGCAAGAAACTAACCCTAGCAAACGCAATATTCAAGATACAGAAGCGATCAATACAAACCATCACCGAAATGAATCAGATATTACAAACATGGTAGAAGCCAAAAAGAACCAACATCATTTATATTAG
- a CDS encoding DUF2382 domain-containing protein, with product MEKKEGKLIGLFDAQAPLLIQVGQLKAAGYEEEELFVVSKHDEQIDLLIAHTAVHIDTQDRDNFKGKLISFLAGDDITKDAFNRMGLGEEATDYYFQQVELGKLLLYTSSQPVAAIHSETELQAEPQVDTEEQSLALHEERLSTDKNKTQTGEVQVHKQMVEEDKEIQVPVEREEVVVERRSASTSKTDHEEPELTPAQVYEKGDAIHIPLTEERLDIGKKQVVREEIVIGKRKVKDVQVVNETVRREVADIEESGVVNRVDK from the coding sequence ATGGAGAAAAAAGAAGGTAAACTCATCGGGCTTTTTGATGCACAAGCACCACTGTTAATCCAAGTCGGCCAATTAAAAGCAGCGGGATACGAAGAAGAAGAATTGTTTGTAGTATCAAAGCACGATGAACAAATTGACTTGCTAATTGCTCATACCGCCGTTCATATCGACACACAAGACCGAGATAACTTTAAAGGCAAACTTATTTCGTTTCTAGCGGGTGATGATATCACAAAAGATGCTTTTAACCGAATGGGATTAGGCGAAGAGGCCACCGATTATTATTTCCAGCAAGTCGAACTCGGTAAACTCCTTCTTTACACGAGCAGTCAACCAGTAGCCGCAATTCACTCAGAAACCGAGTTACAGGCGGAACCTCAAGTTGATACAGAAGAACAATCTCTTGCTTTACACGAAGAACGTTTGAGCACTGACAAAAACAAAACTCAAACAGGTGAAGTCCAAGTTCATAAACAAATGGTTGAAGAAGATAAAGAGATCCAAGTACCTGTGGAACGCGAAGAAGTTGTTGTTGAAAGACGAAGTGCTTCAACTTCCAAAACTGATCATGAAGAACCAGAACTAACTCCAGCACAAGTGTATGAAAAAGGTGATGCCATCCACATTCCACTTACTGAAGAACGCCTTGACATTGGCAAAAAACAAGTGGTCCGTGAAGAAATTGTCATTGGTAAACGTAAAGTTAAAGATGTTCAAGTGGTAAACGAAACTGTGCGTCGCGAAGTTGCGGACATTGAAGAAAGTGGAGTCGTCAATCGCGTAGATAAATAA